The Megachile rotundata isolate GNS110a chromosome 3, iyMegRotu1, whole genome shotgun sequence genome includes a window with the following:
- the Mat1 gene encoding CDK-activating kinase assembly factor has protein sequence MEDQACPRCKTTKYRNPSLKMMVNVCGHTLCESCVDLLFLKGSGSCPECKIPLRRANFRIQLFEDPMVEKDVNIRKKVLRDFNKKEEDFATLREYNDYLEEVETIIYNLVNNIDVVETNKKIEQYKKDNKEQITKNKSKLSRSEYELEEMIELEKQKEEERRLEIAKEEMEAKKKKVREKEALIDELTFSEGDAKNIVETHVSAMQAFKKETKVPAPPKATQFSTGIKFGSQGSQNYMPMPKIEEGPLYSYNPIRQTTDGPTPPGWRELQARGYVSNVRAESSAERAGGFKAHVACLRALQESMAGLYYNPSQCQTEFTNV, from the exons atggaaGATCAAGCTTGTCCAAGATGCAAAACcaccaaatatcgaaatccatCATTGAAAATGATGGTAAACGTTTGCGGACATACGTTATGCGAAAGTTGTGTCGACTTACTGTTTCTTAAAG GTTCCGGGTCTTGTCCAGAATGTAAAATTCCTTTGAGGAGAGCTAATTTTCGTATACAGTTATTTGAGGACCCGATGGTAGAGAAAGATGTGAACATAAGGAAGAAAGTGCTGCGAGACTTCAATAAAAAGGAGGAGGATTTTGCTACACTACGAGAATACAATGATTACCTAGAGGAAGTGGAAACAATAATATACAACTTAGTTAACAATATTGATGTGGTAGAAACAAATAAGAAGATAGAGCAATATAAAAAAGACAACAAAGAGCAGATAACAAAGAATAAATCTAAACTTAGTAGGAGTGAATACGAATTGGAAGAGATGATAGAATTAGAGAAACAGAAGGAAGAAGAGAGGAGACTGGAAATAGCTAAAGAAGAAATGGAAGCCAAGAAGAAAAAGGTTCGCGAGAAGGAAGCATTGATAGATGAGCTCACATTTTCTGAAGGAGATGCAAAGAATATCGTAGAAACACATGTCTCTGCAATGCAGGCATTTAAGAAGGAGACAAAAGTGCCGGCACCTCCTAAAGCTACACAGTTTAGCACCGGAATCAAATTTGGTAGTCAAGGAAGTCAAAACTATATGCCTATGCCAAAAATTGAAGAAGGTCCCTTATATTCTTATAATCCTATTCGACAGACAACGGATGGCCCAACGCCACCTGGTTGGCGAGAATTACAAGCTCGTGGCTACGTTTCGAATGTGCGTGCCGAATCTTCGGCAGAAAGGGCAGGAGGTTTCAAGGCACACGTTGCATGCTTAAGAGCTTTACAGGAATCTATGGCTGGTTTATATTACAATCCCTCTCAATGCCAAACAGAATTTACAAACGTATGA